A genomic segment from uncultured Marinifilum sp. encodes:
- a CDS encoding ABC transporter permease, translating into MNRFIGFLKKEFYHIFRDKRSMLILFGMPIVQILLFGYVISTDLKDVKMAVLDHSKDEYSVELIHKITSSGYFTLSDNLQSLEEADAVFRKGDVKLILVFEPDFGKNLIKNSKGNIQILTDASDPNTANLEVNYLQGILKNYNIEINSGKQIPFSIRAKSRMYFNSNLESVFMFIPGIMATILMLVSAMMTSISIAREKELGTMEILLVSPLNPLQIILGKVTPYLALSFINAMVIVGMGYFVFGVPVLGSFILLMVESILFIFLALSIGIFISTVAKNQQVAMMLSMFVLMLPTIILSGFIFPIRNMPVALQVFSNIIPPKWFIVILKNIMLKGVGIEYVWKETLILIAMTFAFIALSLKKFKTRLE; encoded by the coding sequence ATGAATCGATTTATCGGATTTTTAAAAAAAGAGTTTTACCATATTTTTCGAGATAAACGATCAATGCTTATTCTGTTTGGAATGCCCATTGTTCAAATTCTTCTTTTTGGTTATGTAATTAGTACCGATCTTAAAGATGTTAAAATGGCTGTTTTAGATCACTCTAAGGATGAATATTCTGTAGAGCTTATTCATAAGATTACCTCATCGGGTTATTTTACATTGTCGGATAATTTGCAGTCGCTAGAAGAGGCCGATGCAGTTTTTCGAAAAGGAGATGTGAAGTTAATTTTGGTTTTTGAACCCGATTTTGGGAAGAATCTAATCAAAAATTCAAAAGGGAATATTCAAATTCTTACAGATGCATCAGATCCTAATACTGCAAATTTAGAGGTAAATTATTTACAGGGTATTCTTAAGAATTACAATATCGAAATTAATAGCGGAAAGCAAATTCCATTTTCTATTCGAGCCAAATCGCGCATGTATTTTAACTCGAATTTAGAAAGTGTATTTATGTTTATTCCTGGTATTATGGCCACAATATTAATGCTGGTATCAGCAATGATGACTTCAATATCAATAGCCCGGGAAAAAGAATTGGGAACAATGGAAATATTATTGGTTTCTCCATTAAATCCATTGCAAATTATATTAGGTAAAGTTACTCCATATTTAGCATTATCCTTTATTAACGCTATGGTTATTGTAGGAATGGGTTATTTTGTATTTGGAGTTCCGGTTTTGGGTAGTTTTATATTGTTAATGGTCGAAAGTATTCTGTTTATATTTTTAGCTCTATCAATAGGTATATTTATATCAACAGTAGCTAAAAATCAACAAGTAGCCATGATGCTTTCCATGTTTGTTTTAATGCTGCCCACCATTATTTTGTCTGGTTTTATTTTTCCAATTCGAAACATGCCTGTTGCTCTGCAAGTTTTTAGTAATATAATTCCTCCAAAATGGTTTATTGTTATACTGAAAAATATAATGCTAAAAGGAGTTGGAATTGAATATGTGTGGAAGGAAACATTAATATTAATTGCAATGACATTTGCTTTTATTGCTCTAAGCTTAAAAAAGTTTAAAACAAGATTGGAGTAA
- a CDS encoding ABC transporter ATP-binding protein: MNKKEKVIRVKNMYKKFGDFTANNDLSFEVSKGEIFGFLGANGAGKTTAIKILCGLSYPSSGEISVAGFDVYKQRELLKRNIGYMSQKFSLYEDLTVYENIRFYGGIYGLSKTEIKLKADDLLDKLDLQHARNKMISALPLGWKQKLAFSVAIFHDPEIVFLDEPTGGVDPVTRRQFWDLIYDAARSGITVFVTTHYMDEAEYCDRVSIMVDGKIEALDTPEMLKKQFNVADMDQVFLILARHATNIE; this comes from the coding sequence ATGAATAAGAAGGAAAAAGTGATACGTGTGAAAAACATGTACAAAAAATTTGGAGATTTTACTGCGAATAATGATTTGTCATTTGAGGTATCGAAAGGTGAAATTTTTGGTTTTTTGGGAGCTAATGGCGCTGGTAAAACAACTGCAATAAAAATACTTTGTGGTTTATCATATCCTAGTTCGGGAGAAATAAGTGTTGCCGGATTTGATGTTTATAAACAGCGAGAATTGCTTAAAAGAAATATAGGTTACATGAGCCAGAAATTCTCACTTTACGAGGATTTAACAGTATATGAAAATATCCGTTTTTATGGAGGTATTTATGGTTTATCAAAAACTGAAATTAAATTGAAAGCCGACGATTTGTTGGATAAGTTAGATTTGCAACATGCCAGAAATAAAATGATTAGTGCTTTGCCTTTAGGGTGGAAGCAGAAATTGGCCTTTTCGGTTGCTATTTTTCACGATCCAGAAATTGTATTTCTCGATGAACCAACAGGTGGTGTTGATCCGGTAACCAGAAGACAATTTTGGGATTTAATTTACGATGCAGCAAGATCGGGAATAACCGTATTTGTAACAACTCATTATATGGATGAGGCAGAATATTGCGATAGGGTTTCGATAATGGTCGATGGAAAAATAGAGGCTCTCGATACACCCGAAATGCTAAAGAAACAGTTTAATGTTGCCGATATGGATCAGGTATTTTTGATTTTGGCAAGACATGCTACAAATATTGAGTAA
- a CDS encoding ABC transporter ATP-binding protein — translation MDASIRIDNLSKSYANVQALKNINLDIKSGELFGLIGPDGAGKTTLFRLLATLLLPDEGFARLCQIDSVKQYKKIRNLLGYMPGKFSLYQDLSVIENLEFFATVFNTTIEANMDMIRDIWVQIEPFKDRLAGKLSGGMKQKLALCCALIHQPKILLLDEPTTGVDSVSRSEFWQMLKGLKSRGITIVVATPYMDEANLCERVALIQDGELLQVNTPTEIVDNFEKDLYAVKCKDNYQALLDLREYEHTNSVFLFGQSLHYTDSRNKFSVNELERYLNSKGRLDITIEKVNPGIEDCFMALSSKPKLHE, via the coding sequence ATGGATGCAAGTATACGCATAGATAATTTAAGTAAAAGTTATGCTAATGTTCAGGCTCTTAAAAATATCAATTTAGATATTAAATCGGGAGAATTATTTGGCTTAATTGGTCCCGATGGAGCTGGTAAAACAACACTTTTTAGATTATTGGCGACTTTATTGTTGCCTGATGAAGGATTTGCAAGATTGTGCCAAATAGATAGTGTTAAGCAATACAAGAAAATTAGAAATCTCTTGGGCTATATGCCAGGTAAATTCTCTCTTTATCAGGATTTAAGTGTAATTGAAAATTTGGAATTTTTTGCCACGGTTTTTAATACCACTATTGAGGCGAATATGGATATGATTCGTGATATATGGGTGCAAATAGAACCATTTAAAGATCGTTTGGCGGGTAAACTATCTGGCGGAATGAAACAGAAATTAGCGCTTTGTTGTGCTTTAATTCATCAGCCAAAAATTCTATTGTTAGATGAGCCAACTACCGGGGTTGATTCTGTTTCCAGATCGGAATTTTGGCAGATGCTAAAAGGTTTAAAAAGCAGAGGAATTACAATAGTTGTAGCAACACCATATATGGATGAGGCTAACTTATGTGAACGCGTTGCTTTAATTCAGGATGGCGAACTTTTACAGGTAAATACACCAACAGAAATTGTAGATAATTTTGAGAAAGACTTGTATGCTGTAAAATGCAAGGATAATTATCAAGCCTTACTCGATTTAAGGGAATATGAACATACCAATTCGGTGTTTTTGTTCGGACAAAGTTTACATTATACCGATTCAAGAAATAAATTTTCTGTGAATGAATTAGAACGGTATTTGAACAGTAAAGGGCGATTGGATATTACAATAGAGAAAGTAAATCCAGGCATAGAAGATTGCTTTATGGCATTAAGTTCTAAACCTAAGCTACATGAATAA
- a CDS encoding HlyD family efflux transporter periplasmic adaptor subunit, with amino-acid sequence MKFITTIAVALVFLTSACNQNNNESDAYGNFEATEYMISAENSGKILSLDLEEGDVFTKAEQVGLIDTTQLFLQKEQLKAQRRSIASGVQNIISRIAVYQEQLSILKKDKIRIDKMFADKAATRKQVDDINGNILVVQKQIQSVKTENAKVLGEIENVTRKVDALNDLIEKSKIYVPEAATVLEKYHEAYEMVNTGTPLFKLADLRSLDLRVYVSGDQISKVKIGEEVNVLIDKNEKENYILKGNVTWISSQSEFTPKIIQTKKERVKLVYAVKVRVANDGRLKIGMPGEIKF; translated from the coding sequence ATGAAATTTATTACAACAATAGCAGTAGCCCTTGTATTTTTAACATCGGCATGCAATCAAAATAATAATGAATCGGATGCTTACGGAAATTTCGAAGCAACTGAATATATGATATCGGCCGAAAATAGCGGGAAAATATTAAGTCTTGACTTAGAAGAAGGCGATGTGTTTACAAAAGCAGAACAGGTTGGCTTGATTGATACCACTCAATTGTTTTTGCAGAAAGAACAGTTAAAGGCTCAAAGGAGATCTATTGCTTCTGGTGTTCAGAATATTATTTCAAGAATTGCAGTGTATCAAGAACAATTGTCAATTCTTAAAAAGGATAAAATTCGTATTGATAAAATGTTTGCAGATAAAGCGGCAACAAGAAAGCAAGTAGACGATATCAATGGAAATATATTGGTGGTTCAGAAACAAATTCAGTCGGTGAAAACCGAAAATGCTAAAGTATTGGGCGAAATAGAAAATGTTACTCGAAAAGTAGATGCCTTGAACGATCTGATTGAAAAAAGTAAGATTTACGTTCCCGAAGCTGCAACGGTTCTCGAAAAATATCATGAGGCTTACGAAATGGTAAATACGGGTACGCCTTTATTCAAATTAGCCGATTTAAGAAGTTTAGACTTAAGAGTTTATGTAAGTGGAGATCAGATTTCGAAAGTAAAAATTGGTGAGGAAGTAAATGTGTTGATAGATAAAAATGAGAAAGAGAATTATATTTTAAAAGGAAATGTAACTTGGATTTCTTCTCAATCGGAGTTTACTCCTAAAATTATTCAAACCAAAAAGGAGAGAGTAAAATTAGTGTATGCTGTTAAAGTTAGAGTTGCTAACGATGGTCGCCTTAAAATAGGTATGCCAGGAGAAATTAAATTCTAG
- a CDS encoding TolC family protein: MTVVIRNSKYIFLLIIFFKIQISCAQESVLSLSQIQEEVQKNYPLLKGKELLSESSELNVENLKVSYLPRFFANGQVSYQSDVTGISLPGVNAPVAPKDRYALNLDIEQLIFDGGKTKKRIEVEKKSSEVEINNLEIQMYQLRAKVNAAFYGIHLVRKSKLILQDKQKTISNRLQQIKSAVENGLVLSANLKVLQSELLLIDQQVQELNSMEESSFSVLSNLTGKKLSADIKLEETKYEHILMSNSEVIHKLRPEYEMYSSQKSLLEAQKQLLKKDRSPVITGFGQVGYGNPTYNQLKDEFDTYYMLGAKISWNIFDWKLNQRKQKEIAIRKDLIDTKELSFTKNQLIEIGNETSKIRRFIILLEKDDAIIELQTAVSKSSASQLDNGVITSSDYLEDLNKEVQAKLNKEYHSIQLQQSIAEYNRIKGI; this comes from the coding sequence ATGACTGTGGTTATTAGAAATAGTAAATACATTTTTTTACTGATAATCTTTTTTAAGATTCAAATAAGTTGTGCACAAGAAAGTGTTTTAAGCTTAAGTCAAATTCAAGAGGAAGTACAAAAAAATTATCCATTATTGAAAGGGAAGGAACTCTTAAGTGAGTCTTCTGAGTTGAATGTGGAAAATTTAAAGGTTTCTTATTTGCCAAGATTTTTTGCAAACGGACAAGTTAGTTATCAGTCGGATGTTACAGGAATTAGTTTACCAGGTGTAAATGCACCAGTAGCTCCTAAAGATAGATACGCCCTAAATCTAGATATTGAGCAATTAATTTTCGATGGAGGGAAAACCAAAAAACGAATCGAGGTAGAAAAGAAAAGTTCTGAAGTTGAAATTAATAATCTCGAAATTCAGATGTACCAATTAAGGGCAAAGGTAAATGCTGCATTTTATGGAATACACTTGGTGCGAAAAAGTAAATTAATTTTACAGGATAAGCAAAAGACCATTTCGAATCGCTTGCAGCAAATTAAATCGGCCGTTGAGAACGGACTTGTTTTGTCTGCCAATTTAAAGGTATTGCAGTCGGAACTTTTATTAATCGATCAGCAGGTTCAGGAGTTAAACTCGATGGAAGAGTCTTCTTTTTCGGTGCTTTCGAATTTAACAGGAAAAAAATTGAGTGCCGACATAAAGCTTGAAGAAACTAAATATGAGCATATATTAATGAGCAATTCGGAAGTTATTCATAAGCTTCGACCTGAATATGAAATGTACTCCAGTCAAAAATCATTGTTGGAAGCTCAAAAACAATTGCTAAAAAAAGATCGATCTCCTGTAATTACAGGTTTTGGGCAAGTAGGTTATGGAAATCCCACTTACAATCAATTGAAAGATGAATTTGATACTTACTATATGTTAGGAGCCAAAATTTCATGGAATATTTTCGATTGGAAATTGAATCAGCGCAAGCAAAAAGAAATAGCTATTCGAAAAGATTTAATTGATACGAAGGAATTAAGTTTTACTAAAAATCAATTAATAGAAATAGGTAATGAGACGAGTAAAATTAGGAGATTCATTATTCTTTTGGAAAAAGATGATGCCATAATTGAATTGCAAACTGCTGTGAGCAAAAGTTCAGCTTCTCAGTTGGATAATGGTGTGATTACTTCGAGTGATTACCTGGAAGATTTAAATAAAGAAGTTCAGGCAAAATTGAATAAGGAATATCATAGTATTCAATTGCAGCAATCGATAGCTGAATACAATAGAATTAAAGGAATTTAA
- a CDS encoding TetR/AcrR family transcriptional regulator, translated as MKESKKSIETEGNILIAARQIFAKKGLAGARMQEIADTAGINKALLHYYYRNKEKLFEQVFDEAFAKLTKPMASFLADDSELFPKIRNICYLYQKVLIEYPFIPNFVLNEVNTDPSRIFHLINTRGIGENMNTTLNQISTAINKGIIREIDPRELIINIISLSIFPFIARPLVTELLYKKEGIDELLKNRAERVADFVIQSISI; from the coding sequence ATGAAAGAAAGTAAAAAGTCAATAGAAACAGAAGGGAATATTTTAATTGCCGCACGACAAATTTTCGCGAAAAAAGGTTTAGCTGGTGCTAGAATGCAAGAAATAGCTGATACTGCCGGAATTAATAAGGCACTGTTGCATTACTATTATCGGAATAAGGAGAAGTTGTTTGAACAGGTTTTCGATGAAGCATTTGCTAAACTTACAAAGCCTATGGCTAGCTTCCTGGCCGACGATTCTGAATTGTTTCCCAAAATAAGGAATATTTGTTATTTGTATCAAAAGGTATTAATAGAGTATCCGTTTATTCCAAATTTTGTATTAAACGAGGTTAATACCGATCCGTCAAGAATTTTTCATTTGATAAATACCAGGGGTATTGGAGAAAATATGAATACAACATTAAATCAAATAAGTACAGCAATAAATAAAGGAATAATTAGAGAAATAGATCCTAGGGAACTAATTATAAATATTATAAGCTTATCTATATTTCCTTTTATTGCTCGTCCTTTGGTTACCGAATTGTTGTATAAAAAGGAGGGAATAGACGAGCTACTAAAAAATAGAGCAGAAAGGGTTGCCGATTTTGTAATTCAATCAATAAGTATATAA
- a CDS encoding DUF1015 family protein codes for MAIVKPFKGLRPTKEISKDLACLPYDVMNSEEAAKMAEGKDCSLLHVTRAEIDCPAGTDVHSEEVYEKSVSNFKMFQEKGWLKQDAEAKFYIYAQTMDGRTQYGIVANAACEDYRNGVIKKHELTRPDKEEDRMILTRYTEANLEPVFFSYKAVPEIDAIVANIVENEAAEYDFVAEDGFGHHFWPVNDAATNKELEELFATKVPATYVADGHHRTAAAARIGDEFAAKNPNHTGDEEYNYFMAVHFPDNQLKIIDYNRVVKDLNGMSEEEFLNKLEDTFEVECMGEAIYKPAVLHEFSMYLGGKWYKLNAKNGTFDDKDPIGVLDVTILSDHVLNKLLDVKDLRTTTRVEFVGGIRGLGELKQRVDSGDMKVAFALYAVSMQQLIDIADTGNIMPPKTTWFEPKLRSGLLIHKLD; via the coding sequence ATGGCTATAGTAAAACCATTTAAGGGCTTACGTCCTACAAAAGAAATTTCGAAAGATTTAGCATGTTTGCCGTATGATGTAATGAATTCGGAAGAAGCTGCTAAAATGGCTGAAGGAAAAGATTGTTCTTTACTTCATGTAACTCGTGCAGAAATTGATTGTCCTGCCGGAACAGATGTTCACTCGGAAGAGGTGTACGAAAAATCCGTATCCAATTTTAAAATGTTCCAGGAAAAAGGATGGTTAAAACAAGATGCTGAAGCTAAATTTTATATCTACGCGCAAACGATGGATGGAAGAACCCAGTATGGTATTGTTGCTAATGCTGCTTGCGAAGATTATAGAAATGGAGTAATCAAAAAACATGAATTAACTCGTCCGGATAAAGAGGAAGATCGAATGATTTTAACTCGTTATACCGAGGCTAACCTAGAGCCAGTATTCTTTTCGTATAAAGCTGTTCCTGAGATCGACGCAATTGTTGCAAACATCGTAGAGAATGAGGCTGCAGAATATGATTTTGTTGCAGAAGACGGATTTGGTCATCATTTTTGGCCAGTAAACGATGCTGCTACCAACAAAGAGTTGGAAGAGCTGTTTGCAACTAAAGTTCCTGCTACTTATGTGGCTGACGGACACCACAGAACAGCCGCTGCTGCTCGCATTGGCGATGAGTTTGCTGCTAAAAATCCAAATCATACAGGCGATGAGGAGTACAACTATTTTATGGCTGTGCATTTCCCAGATAATCAATTAAAAATTATTGATTATAACCGTGTAGTAAAGGATTTGAATGGTATGTCGGAAGAAGAATTCTTAAATAAGCTGGAAGATACTTTCGAAGTGGAATGTATGGGAGAGGCTATTTACAAACCTGCAGTATTGCACGAATTCTCAATGTATCTTGGTGGTAAATGGTATAAACTTAATGCCAAAAATGGTACTTTCGACGATAAAGATCCAATAGGAGTATTGGATGTAACCATTCTTTCAGATCATGTTTTAAATAAACTTCTTGATGTTAAAGATCTTCGTACAACTACGCGCGTAGAATTTGTAGGTGGTATTCGCGGATTAGGAGAATTAAAGCAAAGAGTTGATTCTGGAGATATGAAAGTTGCATTTGCATTGTATGCAGTATCTATGCAACAATTAATTGATATTGCCGATACTGGAAATATTATGCCTCCAAAAACAACCTGGTTCGAGCCTAAGCTTCGTTCTGGTTTGTTAATTCACAAGTTAGACTAA
- a CDS encoding four helix bundle protein yields the protein MLIFDFEKLDFYQKSLDMIKLVYEQTKRFPIDVKFGLTNQYRRAANFVALNIGEGYGETILLSSKYLRISKGSIRECLVY from the coding sequence TTGTTAATCTTTGATTTCGAAAAATTAGACTTTTATCAAAAATCCTTAGATATGATTAAGTTAGTTTATGAACAAACCAAAAGATTTCCAATTGATGTAAAATTTGGATTAACAAATCAATATCGAAGAGCAGCAAATTTTGTAGCATTAAATATTGGAGAGGGGTATGGTGAAACAATCCTCCTCTCTTCAAAATATTTAAGAATATCCAAAGGTTCGATTCGAGAATGTCTGGTTTACTGA